cacacagacTGTCAAACATACTGCAGTGACACTACATAGTCTGCAATGTCTTAATTTATTAAGCTTCCTGCACCTAGTAAATTGGTCTCATTTCAAGTCCAATGAATGGTTGTTTTCTCATGATACCTTAAAGGTCCTTTGAGAGATGTCAGTACACAAACTCATCAGACCAGCACAAAAAGAATGAGAGAAAAGGGAAGGTGAGAAAATTAGTGAGATTTTATTCAAGAAAATATCAACAAAGGAAACAGACAAGTTGAACAGAAAAGGGAGTAAAGTGTaaagacaagacaaaaccaaagttaagtaaagaaaaaaggtggaaCAAAAGAGGAGTGAAGGGAGAGACGGTACATACATCTCATTAAACACTAACACagtaaaaatactgtaaaaaccTGTGCTAGATTTGTTTTTACTGGATTTCTGGACTGTTTTAAGCAGTATAAAGGCCAGAATTATTATGTATGAGAATTTTACATACAACCATCATTAGACTTGGAATTAAACACTACCACATGCTTTATTTGTCTTTCACTCGGACACAGCACCAAGTTGTGTAGCTGAGTTTGAACACTAGGTGGTGCCACGAAACAGGAAATACTTATGTGACAGCAGTTTTTCCACAATTTTTGATCTCCAGTGGACATGATTTACAATAAATGCTTGAAAGGCAACACACTGCACATGTACAATTAAAAAGTatctttaggtttagggctgtcaggtttttttttggccaaCCCAACAATGTTAGGATATAATGGGACACAATCATATCTTAACTGCCGTCTGCTCTGTACTGTATCTGTAACAAGGATATCATTGTGTGGGAAAAATTTCTGGCAGCAAATACATCCACAATTCAAATCTACAAACTCCACAACCAAAATggtatgaaaataaataatcatatgATACTAATCATCCTCTACAAAATATGAGGCATTAGAAAACCTTTTGtattaaaatacacatttttaaaaaataccacacacactgactacTCACTGCAGGAAACAGTGTAAAGTGCTCATCTTTTGGGTTGGGTTTGTGATAAATGTAACACTGGAAACATGctattttgtaaaatgtgctGACATTGGTATGAAACTGTAAACCATACCATACAGGGATATATAGAAAATGCCATGTTTAAATTTCTgaaatttaagaaaaacaacCACTCAGATCTGATTTGAAAAGAAATATACAGCAAAATTCTctatataaattattaacagGTGTTAATGGCTTTTTGAAAACTTATATGCATCAAACCAGCATCATACAGCAGCAGCCTGTCATCTATATTTCAAACCAGCAGcgtggctgtgtgtgtctgaagtAAAATGAGTGCTGGAGATTTAAACTATCTTCCTGTTGTTCCACCACCTCCAGCAGGCCTGTGACTAAAGCCAATGGAGCTCTGAGGTGAGGCTGTGAGACAGGCAGGCTGCTCAGGTCAGACAAACTGGAGCTCCTCTGCAGGATCTTTGGATCCTGTGAGGCACTCAGAAAGATTTTGGACGGACTGTGGTGATGAAAAATCAGATACTGATTCTGCTGCTGGTTCTGAAGGGCTTGGCGTTGGATCTGTGACTGTGTCTGAGTCATCTGAGTGTGGAGAAATCTACTGTTTGAATTCTGTGCcttctgaaaatgttcattttcattGTGCGAGGCATTCTGATTTTGATTCTGTTTGTCATTATGTGGAGGATTAGAAGACTTGTCTCTCTGAGAGGAATAATCACCTTCTAGCGGCTTTACAATTTGCAGCTTCTCCGGCAGGTAGGATCTCGCTGTGAAGGAGTACCCTGACCAGACGCTTCCTAATGAGGGATGCGAGCACAGCGATAACAGGCTCTCCATCGGTGTCCCTGGGCCTCCGCTACTCCCCTCGCCTCCCTTTTCATCCTCTTTGGCCAGGTAAGCcagctttctctccctctcatcttCAAAGAAGCGTTTTTCTGAGAGGTAGTTGTCACGGCGGAGCGACAGACGCCGCAGGGCCGCCTCCAGGTCCCTGCTGCCCGGGGTCCCTGGGGTTCCAGGGGGCCGCTTGTTAGAGTCCTCTGACCTGGGGAGGGGGACACAGTTGAGATTGTTGGGTTTCAGTGAAGATTTTTAAAAGCagtatgtctctctctctctgtgtttcattattttgtgaaGCTCAGTTAGTCCCTGTTGTGTTGGATAATAAAAAGGCAGGAGCTGTAGAAATAAACACCAAGGTtaccaaacacaaataaaaaaaatagaaacacatGATAAAATGGCATCCCTGTCGTTACTGGAGACATTGAagaagaaacaggaaacaaacagagcCAGACACTATAAAGTATACAGTACAAAAATCTAAAACGTGTTGCAGAGTCGACCGGTCCATACCCATCGTCTGGACACTCCAGGATACTGCTTGTCCTGTTGTCCAGGATGATCCCACTTCCTGTTTCGCTACCATATATGGAGTTGGAGCGCGGCGTGCCCACCCTGCTGGAGAGCCCTGAGGTGAGGCATGATGTCTGGTTGGAGCCTGGGATGTTGAGGGGTGAGGGGGCCAGCGATGAACGCTGCTGACGCATCAGGTTCAGGTTTTTCACCGTCTGGAACACTCGCTTTGGGTGCAGTCTGGAGAAACATGATTGCATATgtactcattttaaatatttaatatatcaACCCCTGAACATTTCACTATTAAGTTAACAACCTTTTATCTGTGATTTCATTTCAGGTTATATACCTCTGCTCTTCTACATCTGGATCGTCCATCTGAAGTTCCTTCCTCATGGTGCCCTCTATTTCTGCTGCCAGAGAGTCCTGGAAAgaaaatgaggggaaaaaaaggttgaaATTATTTTGTAGCAGCTGAGACCACAGAGACGCTGCGATGCTGACAAAGAATGTGAGCTCACCATCGGGAACAGACCAAGAGAATGGAAACGCCTCGGTGTGCTGAGTGGTAAATTTTTATTTCTCAGgttcttcagctcctcctgagcctcatgaagcatttccATGCACTCGGCATACTTATCCTGTAACTCTCGCAACTGGAGGAAGGGAAAAGTTTGAAAGAGATGAGAAGAAActtagaaaaacatgttttcgtTATGGATTTAGTTAAAAGCACTTTATAGTGTAGTTTTAAGTATAAACATTAACTGAAACTGACAGGTATATGATGTAACTGGTGTACGGTTTGATTCAAAGAAGCTCTAGTTTACACATTGGACCACACAGCAATACTGCAATTGTTATATTATGATCTGGATTGTGCTATTAATATCAGATATATCACATATAATGATATAATAGCAACACGACTATCGCGGTATATTGATAGTGTGAGTAGTCAGCATGTGTTAGATTGCCTTACTTCAGCAGTGAGTTGTCGCTGGGCATCTTTGGCTGCACCTAGGTGCTGAGTCAGCTCCTCGTTCTCCACGGCATACTACAAAAACCCCAGGTGAAATAAGATCAAACTGAATCCAGTGTGTTCAGTCTCTGCTTCATTGCATTGCACACAGGCTTTGTAGGGGAGCAATGGTCAttaaaaattgaattgattttaTCCTGGAGGCTTTATggcatgatggaaaaaaatactgCAACCTCATCATGTAGGCACATATTGCTAGGGCACACCAGGAAACCACCAGGTGGCAGCATCGTCACAGTAAACAGTACTGCTTGCCAGTGGAAATATGAATGGAGTATAGTATTTCAGTATTAGCATTATAAACAAACATGCTGTCACTTTTATGTTAAGAATAAACATGTATAAGACAGGGAAACTGTGTTTTACCTTTCTGACTTATTTTGTATAGTTTAAGGAAGTGCTGTCCAGTGGAACAGAGAAATCCATGACAGGATTTCAGTGCATGTTGTATCAGTCCTCCCACTCAGGGGAATAGTGGCTAGCAACAGATGTGCCATTATGCTTTGATAGCTAAGTAATAATAGTGTAAGCTATCATTAGATATACCTAATGCCATGGATACAGTATTAGACGTTTGTTGATTAAGTAGAGCACAGATGGAAATGGTTAGGAATGCCTTAACTGGTGTGCTGTTCTGACTGTGGAAACTACAGGCTGGCTGCTCAGTTTTAAAGGACAACACTTGCATATATTATAAAGACTTGAAGATGAAAGAAGTCAGATAGATATGACAGTTTCCTCTCCTATAGGTGTTTATAGTTAACATTGTTTGATTATATTGCAAACTGTATTCATTCATATCGCTACTGACAGACAGTAACTGTTTACTGTGATGAAGCTGCCAATACCAATGGTTTCCTGGAACACCCTTAGAATATGCGTGTACATGAGCAGACTGCAGTATTTTTTCCATTATGTTACAGAGCTTCCAGATTATTATCCATTTCCAAAAACAACAGCCACACAGTCATCTTTAGTATGGTCCTTTAAAAGAagataatcttttttttttagtttttttacaatgtaaaaattaaaaaacaaacatagtaCATGCATTTGAGATAACTGAATACGAATGAAGAGTtgaacatatttaaacaaaagaagGGCGTTTGGGGTAATTATACTTTTTCCACTTCTTccaaatttcctcaaatttagtTTCCTGAAGCCTTACTGGTAAGGTTATTCTTTCCATTACAAAGATTTCATGAATGATAACATACCAGTTCTTTACAGATGGGGCATCTGGCTGAAGCCATTTCTTTGTAACTGCTTTTCTAGCAGCTACACTCAGTATTCCTAtaagtattttgttttaatatttgtagATGTTGAAAGTAAAAGACCAAAAAGGAGTTCATCCCACTTAAATATAATTGTCGTCCCAAATATAGTCAATGGTTCTGAATAAATCTCAcgacaaaaaacatttacttttgGTCAGGTCCAAAACAAGAGGTACTGGTTGGCTATCAATGTTTAAAAATGGCTGTTGCTCCCCTTTTATaagacaaaatataaataacccATAAACTGTACTGTACCATCTTGGCCTTTTTCTGGAGGTCTACTATCtgggagaggaggtgtgtgATCTCCTCCTGCTGTCGGGAGGCGTCTTCAGTCTTCCTGGCCAGCTCTTCAGCCAGAGAGGAAATCTGCACGTTGGCATCACCTGGAAACATCAACACAAGTTCATCTAGAGTGAAAATCCTTCCTTGCCTCTATACTGCCTCACGGCATTTAGAGAGTGAGAGAGTAGCTAGAAATGTAACATTGAGCATAATATGGCTCCAGACAGTCCAGTACTTACGTAATTCTTTGACACAGTCATTGACAAGTTGTAGCTCTTTCTCCTCATAGGAGATGGTTTCTGTCTCCAGGTGACTGGCCtgaagaaacacacagacattaatAATCAATACCACACACTATAGAGATTATTAATCACTATAATAAATAACTTCTTCTAAAGGAAATCCAGAAGGTCAGGCTTATTCTGTTTGACATTATAATGAAAACAGTACTCCTGCTaacaaactaaattaaacaaaTTAGATTTTAATGGTCATTATTCATGGCTTGAACTTTGATGTCGCTCACTATTACATGTGGTTTtattagatttagaaaataataatttcatgcAGTTGTACTTTAGAAAGTAATACATGCATTAATATAGATTTATTGTGAGCAGAAAATGTGTTCCTTAATGTATAAACCATTCATAAAAAACACTGagcgtgtatgtgtgagtgtgtgtgcggtgTGTACCTCAGAtcgcagtgatttgttttcttcCTCCAGATCTTTGAGTTTCTTCTGCAAAGAGTCGAGAGGGAAACTAACTGGAGTTGACACACTGGTTTCACTGGGACgcacactgtaaacacacacacacacacacacacacacacacacacacgagaggGAAACATGTGAATCATCAGGTCAATCAATCATCCATTACTATGCTACAAAACAGTGTGAAATGCCCATTATGTTCAGTAGTGTTAACGGCCtctgtgtgtaaaaatggtgtgtaaaatgtgacaaagacactCATAATACTTACAATGAATACATAATTCTGAATACATTAAttagagaggaaataaaaatgtagttttaaaCAAATACTAATCACCGGTACATGTTCTTATGCCTCGCGCAGCTTATGAAAGCTTAAGGAGGGAGTGTTTTtaatgatgtgtgtttgtttgcattagACTTGGATTTCATTACATAACAGCACTCCATAATGTTTTAcccaggagaggaggagagatggtGAAAGGTGAGGAGAGCAGGTGAATGAAAGGAGACTTACGGTGTGGAGGTGGTAGACTCCCCCTCACTCTCCTCGGCAGCGCTGGTATAAAACTGTAACAGCTCATCTTTCATGGACAAGTCATGACGCAACTGAGACACCTGTGTGTGGAAAAGTTGAAGGATAGATGTAGACAGAGGAAcgttaaagtaaaaacagtgaTTCTAAAAGTCACATTTGATCACCAAATACAGAAGCACACCCGCTGTGTCCCTACCTCCTCTCGTATGTGCTCTACTTGCTCCTCCAGCAGTTCGTTCCTCTCACTGAgggctttgtttttcttcagcagtGACTGTCCGATGCGAGCTGCTAACTCCAAGTCACGCTCTTTCTGCACGGGGATAAAGATATAAGTGTTTTAACAGCAAAACAGCTACAAACATTACAgatattaaaggaataatttgaCCTTTtgggaaaatgtgtatttggtTTTTTGCCATGAGTTAGATGACACTGATACAGGTCTTGCTTTCAGACAAAGCCAGGCTAGcagtttccctgtttccagtctttgggtgttttcacacttggtcctttttaGCCCTCTACACAGACTCCACATACAGTGcgtgaacactccaagagaactgaGACCCATCTGAAAGTCTGCGTTCTCTGAAAGCCGTACTCAGACCACCTCCTGAGGTGGCTGCTGACTCCTGCTTGATATTCAATAGGTTGATTTTTCATCTAACTATCCAGGAGAGTGAACTAGCGAGGTTCCCGAATGTTGagctattcctttaaaatgacAGCAGTGTAAATGTGTCCTCTGGGAATAATGAATGCGTAGGACAAGCTGCATCATCCAATTTAAAGCATGAGGGTGGACTCAAGTCTGCAACCATTGGGAATGAAGAAATAAACAACAGAGGGTGACAGAGACACAACATAATGTCCACACATTACTCAACCAGGACCATTACAGTCTCCTTTAACAAGGACACCTACAGTAATACCTCAACATCTTACTGCCTACAACTACACAAATCTCTTGTGAGTGCAAACCCACTGGAGCCGCAGGACACTCCCACCATCTCACACTGAACTATAATTAAAAGCGCATTATTAACACGTACAAAAGACTTCCAGGCAGGcactcctcttcttctgcacGTCTCGGTGCaatcaataaaaatatcactggACATTTATGTGCTACTGAGCAACACAAAAGTCCACACCTATATAAATCTGGAGGTTCAGCTTAGCTTACAAAACTCTGAATAGAGGATATTAATGCATTGTCTTCTAAAGGAAGTTAACTTCAGTACAATGATCTCTAACAGGGCGTACACAGTTTGTTTGATGATGCTAGGACATCTTTAAATGCCATGTTTAGTCAATAGCTTGATGGCTTGCTGTTGAACGTCATGGTTCCTTTAACAATGGCaccattcacattttttatttatgcagAGAAAGCCGGCTGAACTCCTCACAGGCAGCTGATGTGGATCACTTAGATTTGAATATCAGCTGTCGGCAGCTACTTTTATGATGTGGTTCCATCAAACATCCTTTGCCGTGAGCCTCATGAAGCAGCCTGTGTTAAGACTATCAGACCGCATAATAACATTTAACCAATGTGCCCCATGGTCTGCATATACTTAACGTTTTTTCTACTTTAACTGCTCTTTCTCAACATGATCTTACCTCTTCCAGCAGCCGAGTCACAGCATCAATGTCACTGTAGGTCTTCGTCATCTGGCCCACTCTGTCAGCACACAGCactgcacagacacaaagagagagaaaggatcAATATTAAATTCCCAACAGAAAACTACTGAGCAGCAGATTCACTCAACGATAAATAACAATAGTAAACCATTTAATAAAATCATGACCATTTAACATTCAACCCAGGCATCATGTTGGTGCGACAGCGACTTCAGCTCTCCTCTACAGTATTTAGGTTGTATGATTGGACTCCCCTTGCTGAAGCACCGTCAACTTTCTGCACTCCAAATCATATGGGCTCACAATGTATTTTAGGATAAAGGGTGTGCAATATATAATGTCTACAGGTGACAAAATTCAGGATATATCTCAGTTGAAATATTGTTACAATATTGGCATTTTTTACTTCAATACAATACctacaaaatattaatattggATACCTTTCTCAATAACAAGGGTATAACCTGACAACAAAGACTTTTCTTGTCTTGGTTtatagcagagaacagcagaatggaCTGTAGTTAACTCTTTAACaatgagagagagtgagaaagctCAGCTGGTACCAGTCTATCGATACTGTGGAAAATGGGTattgaaaccatttcaaatattcagtatcGATATGAATCAATGAaaagatatttttgacaacactactcAGTTGTACTAGGTTTTCAAATGCATGAATAATGGTCAAAAAAAAATTTTGATCCACATAAATAGTATTTAAAACCATGCGGTAGCATATCATAAAGGgaagtggttcccaactggtggatcgcagtccaaaagtgggttgcgggtccattctgaatggacgatcagtgactcacaaacacatcaaatttgtaaaaaacacttttaagtacagtgaatttccagcacagagtttTTAATCTGAAGTGCCATTTCCCGCTATTGAATGAGTGagtaatggacagctacttggcagggacagcaaactagctcgacaacatggctaaacgcaagtatgatgctaaatatttttaactgTGTAGACcgtgaactaatgactaaggacaaaTTTGGatcccatggctggaccagttgggaaccaccgaTGTGGGGTACACAATAACTTATGTGTAGCTTTTTGAATACGGCATTAACCTGCCTAAGAAGTCTCCCACCTAAAGCCTATGTGGCCCAACACAACTGCCCTACAATAAATCCTATCTTTATTAAGTTCATAATCTTCTGTTTTTGATCAAACAGCTTTAATAAATTTAGTGTTATATTGTATTGCATTATAAAGAAagtttttttccaatatttacTCTGTCTTCATTGATATAGAATGGAAGAAGTGCATTAGTTTTAGTCATCTAAGTATTAATTCTGGATTACCTAACTCAAGATTATATAAAAAGCTTAGTGTTTCTAAACATTGCTATGTGCAGCTTGTGCCTGTTTACCCTGCAATCTATTTTCCTGTTGTCAGTTCATGAATCCTGTAATATTCCCAAGAAGTGCACACCTACATGCAACACTCAAGTACACCTTACAGCCCACAATTAATCAACCTTCATACCTGGTGACTCAGAAAAGATAAGCAACTGAATGCAGAGTCAGTGGTGACGGTGAGAAACCACACCCCAGCACTGCTATTTCAGCTATGAACACAAGTTCATTATCAACTCCTCACGTTCTCATACAAAGCTCTGACTTTAATCGCTTCAATTTAGACTGGAAGTTAAAACAGTGTCAGAATACATCACAATTGTAACTGTATGACCCTCCTGTCTTATGACGGGGACAGGGAttctgagaaaaacaacaaaagcactttcTCTGCTCCTTAGGAGTGGTTTTATTGGCCCATTAGAAAATGTGTTGCCCAATTGGTTTGAGTTGTTTTGAAGTTACATTCCCACGTCAATGCGGATAAAATGACAGGGTGGGGATATACCAGAGTATGAGGATGTTTATTTTTGAACAGTGTTATTAGTCACTTTTAACACTGTCAGTTGGAGAGAGAAGGTGTGTGATGCTACACTGTCTGGAGGTGTTATGTCCAACATAGCATGATGTGTCATACAGTACCAGGAAGCAAAGTCAGATAATATGACAAAGAAGTTTAGAAACACAAATGTCGCATCAAACACGTACACAATAGAGCCAACTCAGAGGCCTCCCACAATGCAAAACAGAGATGGCCAATGCaaacaatatattttcataTCCTCATACACCACAGACAGTGTACTGTATGGCTACTGGACACAAGGCCTCAGTTGGCTCTGCTTTGGTTAATGATATTTCCCATCGTTATTCATTATTAAATAGGTTGCTCTTTTCCAACAAGACAATGTCAAATGAGCACAGATGACACTGACCAGTTTCACAGAGGCATTTTGTTGATTGTCATTCATTTTTACCAAAAGGTTTCCAAGCAGTTTTCCTCTATAAACCCATCACTCGTCAAACAACTCGGGACTATAAATACTTAAGAGGTGATACAGAAATTCTAGTTCAACAGGGGACTGCACGAATCATCTGCAGCCATGCCAGCAGGTCTGTAAGAATGTACTTGGGCATAGGAGCTAACATGCTGCTGTTTGGTATGATGTTTACCATGCTCAACATTTTagtttagcatattagcatgctgtCATTTGCTAAATAGCACCAGAACTCCTTAGTTTTGCAAGTATATGGTCatgatacagacacacacagtgaagccaCACAGACATGACcatgcaaaaacaaactaacagaaaAACATCCGTACACATAACCTTCTCTCCTGGGTGACCTGTTAGGGCACAGAGTGTTTCCCAGGGAACGAACCAGCATGGTAACAGCCAGGAAACATGCATACATTATGTTTACGTGCAAGGACAGATACACACAACAATGCATCACTTGTATCTGTTTGCCATCTGACCTCTAATGAGATGTACACTTGATAGCACAAAGTGCAGCCTGTTTACCTGTCACAttgtctgtatatgtgtgtgtgtgtgtgtgtgtctggtttcTTTCTAAAGAACCTCATGCTGGTTTATTTCCATGGTAACACTCTGCCCAAGTTGGATCAATATGGGTCCaactaaaaataattaatgGATGCTTATATGCCAATGGAGAGCCTTGATAATGACAGTGGACATTTCACCTCTACTTGTTGCTGTGTAAAGATAATGTGCAGACAGAAGGAATCAGGTTGACTCCGTAAAATCCAGCAATTCTGCACAAATGGGCAAAGATGACTAAAAAATATAAGGTTTCCCTGCTCTTCAAAGTAATGCAATATTCTCTTACTGATTTATGTTAGTACTCCACTTTGGTCATAAATGGGTGGTGAAGGAAAAAGTGAAGACCGGTTAGAGAAGGAAGATGTAGGTTACGTAAAAGGATGTGTAACTTAATATTGGAATGTGATCTGGATGTTTTCTTGGTGTTTTATACGAGGAGCTTGTAACTGAAGACTGATGCACTCACTcaccgtctctccctctctttctttttgtgtcaGGAGGACGATGAAGTTAGTTTAATTCAAAAGCACCCGTGCAGATCACAACAGgtgcaatgtaaaaaaaactatacAGGTTCTGCCTTTACAAATAAGTTTAATAACTCAGAGTCCTGAGTGGAAATGTAATTACTCAATAAAGGACCTATTAGCAAACTCTTGGTTGTCTGCAGGGGGGCTGATGGAGCCAAACGTCCTGAGTTCTGGCTACCCTGTTGCTACTGGGCAACAGACAACACACAGGTTCAAGGACAGCAAACTAACACCAAGACAACGGACAGAAAGGAGCTTGTTATTCTAATCAATACCCCAAACACAGCCTGGATTTCAAAATGGACTGTCAATATGTAATAAAATGCAAGTATGTACCATTGAGTACCATTTCCTTATTGGACCCATGTTGATATTGACCTTTATTGGCACTATAAAACCATGTTTATGCCACAGTAACCTCTGTGTCTCATGCACTGACCCAAATACTTCTTACAAATACTACAAAGTGACCCAATcgtgttttctttcttctatTCATGCATATTTCGTGATAAAATCTCACTTAGGCAGTTTACTTTCAGTCGACCAAATCACTGAAGAGTCCTCCGTTGTACCTGCATGAGACTGCACCTGTAGTTTGTATACACATCTCTCAAAATGCTCGTCCTTCTGTGTCATCATCAgcccctgtctctctgtctttcagctGTCTTTCTAACCATGCCTGTGAACAATTCAGATAGTAAGTCAACCCTGAAATGAATCCCACAGTAATTAAACTCGAGCTAAATACTAAGCAAGAATCGTtgtgcatttttaaacaaattgtGGCACTTGGTTTTGAAGTGACAGCTGGGATAAAGAGCCAAGCCCATATTTGAACATGTCAAAACAGCATGCACAAGCTGTGCTGAGAACAGCAACCTGAGGGAGTGCACCTGCAGCACGTAGCCACAGCCCACAGGAGACAGTAAACCATTTAAAGGGTTACACAGGTATCTTGTAATTCCTTTCACAATCTACATAGCTTCATAACAAATTAATTAAGACTGAAAAATCTCACTACGAAGGTCAGACACATTGAGCAAGCTAGCACAAAGACTACAGAGAACCAAGAGAAACAGCACAACAAGAGATGATGCCCTCGATTACTAAGCAGACCACAAACTACCTTCACACAGAACCTGTTGCTCTTCAtccatctcctcttcctcctcctgctctgtgCTTCCATGACTGGGAAGACAGACAtactcttcctcatcctcctcttcctcctgctccatGCTTCCATGACTGGGTAGACAAAGAaattcctcatcctcctctggCTGGCTGGAGTACTCTAGCTCGTCCCCAGTACCAGCAGCTGAGAGCAGAGCCATCGTCCACTCCGGCACTAAGGCTATCTACTAAACCACAAAGCCTGCAAGTGCAATGCCATGTCTCCTACCTGCGCTGTGTGcatttgtgggtgtgtgtgtgtgtttgtgtgttttaatctaTGAATCAATACCTAATCTGTGTGTGCctagatgtgaaagtccacatcTAACAAAGTGTTTGTTCCAAAGAGGACAGTAGGTGTGTATAAAATGTGTCTCTCTAAACACTCCATTGTACATGACTGGCaaagtctgtctgtgtttatctGTCGAGTGCCATACAGTGTCTGCTGAGTGAGTttctaaaagtgtgtgtgtcatttgtcCCCTGAGGAAGCTCTGCGAGAAAACCAGATAACCTGACTCCTCCCTGTCTCCTCTGTGACTGGTGAGTAAATGGCCTACTCCACTTTAATGCAGACAGGGGGTTGGACACAGACATGTACTACAGAGGAGGCTGCCCATTAGCCTTTAAAGTCATAAAACTAGGTTAAAATAGATTTAACACAACAGATGAGCGCATTAATAGTAATCTGCGATATTTATCTTTAACCCTATAATCCTCAACCTGTTGactcatttcaacattttccaCTTAAATGGTCGGAATGGTTTAGGCTGGCACcaacagcagccaatcagggctGAGAGAGACACCTGTTTCTCAGGTGAACTTCAAGTCCAGTGGTAGCATGTCATTTTACAACCCCCCCACAAGTGAAAGTAACTTGGTACAGTCCTGGCTCGGCCTCTATGGTGACAATAGGG
This DNA window, taken from Epinephelus moara isolate mb chromosome 6, YSFRI_EMoa_1.0, whole genome shotgun sequence, encodes the following:
- the trak1a gene encoding trafficking kinesin-binding protein 1 isoform X4; amino-acid sequence: MALLSAAGTGDELEYSSQPEEDEEFLCLPSHGSMEQEEEEDEEEYVCLPSHGSTEQEEEEEMDEEQQVLCEVLCADRVGQMTKTYSDIDAVTRLLEEKERDLELAARIGQSLLKKNKALSERNELLEEQVEHIREEVSQLRHDLSMKDELLQFYTSAAEESEGESTTSTPVRPSETSVSTPVSFPLDSLQKKLKDLEEENKSLRSEASHLETETISYEEKELQLVNDCVKELRDANVQISSLAEELARKTEDASRQQEEITHLLSQIVDLQKKAKMYAVENEELTQHLGAAKDAQRQLTAELRELQDKYAECMEMLHEAQEELKNLRNKNLPLSTPRRFHSLGLFPMDSLAAEIEGTMRKELQMDDPDVEEQRLHPKRVFQTVKNLNLMRQQRSSLAPSPLNIPGSNQTSCLTSGLSSRVGTPRSNSIYGSETGSGIILDNRTSSILECPDDGSEDSNKRPPGTPGTPGSRDLEAALRRLSLRRDNYLSEKRFFEDERERKLAYLAKEDEKGGEGSSGGPGTPMESLLSLCSHPSLGSVWSGYSFTARSYLPEKLQIVKPLEGSATLHAWQQLAQPHMGALLDHRPGVVTKGFRTLAHEQEQEQEDGWHLDQPEEDEDLCDTFTGLSGESSAPMDLPHSTSSPSVCCNKMEDADDNSQSQTLQGDLCRAREPIQVKDGHVANMPLSFSCSSPSSSPLPSSSEMNGHVDLKELQALQAAAVDRMPVNFPGKCMSHTSSTYTFTTCRILHPSDQLTSVSPRSCDEEDEVELYHMVVMAGVEQTH
- the trak1a gene encoding trafficking kinesin-binding protein 1 isoform X6 codes for the protein MNVCNSTDLPELEIISLLEEQLPVYKLRADTIFGYDQDDWLHTPLVDPVSALDLTTEQIEETLKYFLLCADRVGQMTKTYSDIDAVTRLLEEKERDLELAARIGQSLLKKNKALSERNELLEEQVEHIREEVSQLRHDLSMKDELLQFYTSAAEESEGESTTSTPVRPSETSVSTPVSFPLDSLQKKLKDLEEENKSLRSEASHLETETISYEEKELQLVNDCVKELRDANVQISSLAEELARKTEDASRQQEEITHLLSQIVDLQKKAKMYAVENEELTQHLGAAKDAQRQLTAELRELQDKYAECMEMLHEAQEELKNLRNKNLPLSTPRRFHSLGLFPMDSLAAEIEGTMRKELQMDDPDVEEQRLHPKRVFQTVKNLNLMRQQRSSLAPSPLNIPGSNQTSCLTSGLSSRVGTPRSNSIYGSETGSGIILDNRTSSILECPDDGSEDSNKRPPGTPGTPGSRDLEAALRRLSLRRDNYLSEKRFFEDERERKLAYLAKEDEKGGEGSSGGPGTPMESLLSLCSHPSLGSVWSGYSFTARSYLPEKLQIVKPLEGSATLHAWQQLAQPHMGALLDHRPGVVTKGFRTLAHEQEQEQEDGWHLDQPEEDEDLCDTFTGLSGESSAPMDLPHSTSSPSVCCNKMEDADDNSQSQTLQGDLCRAREPIQVKDGHVANMPLSFSCSSPSSSPLPSSSEMNGHVDLKELQALQAAAVDRMPVNFPGKCMSHTSSTYTFTTCRILHPSDQLTSVSPRSCDEEDEVELYHMVVMAGVEQTH